A window of Sodalis praecaptivus genomic DNA:
CGCGAGCGGCAGAACAGCTCGGACCTATCGACAAACTGCCCAAATCCATGAAAGTGCTGCTGGAAAATCTGCTGCGTCATCAGGACGGCGTCATCGTCACCGAGGCGCACCTGCGTGAAGTCGCAGGCTGGCTGAAAACCGCTCATGCCGAGGGTGAAATCGCCTATCGTCCGGCTCGTGTGTTGATGCAGGATTTTACCGGCGTGCCGGCGGTGGTGGACCTGGCGGCCATGCGTGAGGCGGTGAAGCGGTTAGGGGGGAATGTAGACAAAGTGAATCCTCTCTCGCCGGTGGATCTGGTCATCGACCATTCGGTCACCGTCGACGCCTACGGCAGCGAGGAGGCGTATGCGGAAAATAATCACCTGGAAATGTCGCGGAATTTGGAGCGCTACACCTTCCTGCGCTGGGGGCAAAATGCGTTCAGCCGGTTTCGCGTGGTGCCGCCGGAAAACGGCATCTGTCATCAGGTCAATCTGGAATACCTCGCCAAAACCGTGTGGCACGAAGAGCAGGATGGGCAAGAGATTGCCTATCCGGATACGCTGGTCGGTACCGACTCCCATACCACCATGGTCAACGGGCTCGGGGTGTTGGGCTGGGGCGTCGGCGGGATCGAGGCGGAGGCGGCCATGCTCGGCCAGCCGGTATCGATGCTAATTCCAGACGTGGTGGGCTTTAAATTGACCGGTAAACTCAATGAAGGCATCACCGCGACCGATTTGGTGCTGACCGTGACGCAAATGCTGCGTCAGCATGGCGTGGTCGGCAAATTCGTTGAATTTTACGGCGACGGACTGGATGTACTGCCGCTGGCGGACCGGGCGACTATCGCCAATATGGCGCCGGAATATGGCGCAACCTGCGGCTTCTTTCCGGTGGATGCAATAACGCTCGACTATTTACGCCTGACCGGGCGCAGCGAAGCGCAGATCGCGCTGGTGGAGGCCTACTGCAAACAGCAGGGGCTGTGGCGCCTGGCGGGTGATGAACCGGTGTTTACCAGCACCCTGGAGCTCGATATGGCAAGCGTTGTGGCCAGCCTGGCCGGCCCTCGGCGTCCCCAGGATCGCGTGGCGCTGCCGGGCGTGCCGGGTGCGTTCAAAGCCAGCGATGAATTGGCGTTGGGCAAACGCACCGAGCCGGTCGCGCAACCGTTTGAGCTGGACGGCGAAACCTACCGGCTGGATCAGGGCGCGGTGGTGATCGCCGCTATCACGTCCTGTACCAATACGTCGAATGCCAATATTTTGATGGCCGCCGGGCTACTGGCGCGTAACGCGGTGAACAAGGGGCTGCGCAGCAAACCCTGGGTAAAAACCTCTCTGGCGCCGGGCTCCAAGGTGGTGACCGATTACCTGGAAGCGGCCGGGCTGACGCCTTACCTTAATCAGTTGGGATTCAATTTGGTGGGCTACGGCTGTACCACCTGCATCGGCAACTCCGGTCCGCTGAAACCCAGTATCGAAGCCGCAATCAAAGCCGGCGATCTGACCGTGGGCGCGGTGCTTTCCGGTAACCGTAATTTCGAGGGCCGTATCCACCCGTTGGTGAAAACCAACTGGCTGGCCTCGCCGCCGCTGGTGGTGGCCTATGCGCTGGCGGGCAATATGCTGATCAATGTCAGCGAGGATCCGCTGGGCAGCGGGACCGATGGCAAACCGGTCTATTTATGCGATATCTGGCCCAGCTCGGAAGAGATCGCCCAGGCGGTCGCGCTGGTCAACAGCGCCATGTTTCACAAAGAATACGGGGAAGTCTTCACCGGCAACCGCGACTGGCGCAATATTGCGGTCAACCGCGCCCCGACGTACCATTGGCAGCCGGATTCCACTTATATTCGCCTGACGCCGTTTTTTGAAGATATGTTGCATCAGCCGAAACCGGTTGAAAATATCCGCGGCGCGCGCATTTTGGCCATGTTGGGGGATTCGGTGACCACCGACCATATATCGCCGGCGGGCAATATCAAGGTAGATAGCCCGGCGGGGCGCTATTTGCAACAACATGGCGTAAGCACGGCGGATTTTAACTCCTACGGTTCGCGGCGCGGCAATCATGAAGTGATGATGCGTGGCACCTTCGCCAATATCCGCATTCGTAACGAAATGGTGCCGGACATCGAAGGGGGCTACACCCGGCATATTCCGTCGGGAGAGGCGTTGGCGATTTACGATGCCGCCATGCGCTACGCCGCAGAGCAGATTCCCTTGGCGATCGTTGCCGGTAAAGAATATGGTTCAGGCTCCAGCCGCGATTGGGCCGCCAAGGGACCGCGGCTGCTGGGGATCCGGGTGGTGATGGCAGAAAGCTTCGAGCGGATCCATCGCTCCAACCTTATCGGGATGGGGATTTTGCCGCTGGAGTTCCCCCACGGCGAAACCCGTAAGACGCTGGGTCTGAGCGGCGATGAAACCGTCGATATTCCCAACCTGGCGGCACTCAAACCGGGCTGCGAGGTGCCGGTGACCTTTACCTGGCCTGACGGCCGTCGCCGTACTATCGATGCGCTCTGCCGCATCGATACCGGTAATGAGCTGACCTACTACCGTCATGACGGTATCCTGCACTATGTGATCCGCAATATGCTTAATGAACCGGTGGCAGACCCCGCCTAAAGCAGCCTGAACGGCACCGGGGAGGCCGCAGCAGATAGCGTTCAACGTCGCTTAAGCATCACCGGCGGCCCGCCGCCGTACTGGCGCGTAAACGTCTGTCCGCGGCGGTGCAACGCCGACAAGCATGAACGCGGCGTAAGAGGGAAACACACTCAGAGGGTGGCGTACGGCGGTGAGCAGGACGGCGTGAGGAAGGCGTGATGACCCTTGAGCATCTGAAAAAACGGGAATGCAGCCTGCACGGCGCTAGACGGCGCGATAGGGATTGGCTGGAGCAGATTCTGCATCCTGATTTCTGTGAAATTACCCGTTCGGGGACCTTGGTTGACCGCGCAGAAACGATAGCCGCGCTGGTGAGGGAAAAGGGTGCGCCGGCTATTCTCAGCGCTGATTTTACGCTGCTGAAGACGGGAGAGAACAGTGCCATACTGCGTTATCGTACGGTGTGCCCGGACGGTAGCCGCGCCGCGCTGCGCGCCTCTTATTGGCTGCGCGGCGAAGATGAGCGCTGGCACCTGGTCTTCCACCAGGGGACGCCGACGGCCGATGGCGACTAGATAATCGCGAGGGCGGCCATGACGCGCTTGGCTGTTTTCACATCACCAGATAACCTTTTTTACGGCAACGCGGTGGGTGTATCATCACGTTGTTCACCACCGGGGAAGCACAATGGCGGGCGAAGCCATAAGGGTAATGCATGTTCCACATCATCGAGGTCGATAAAAATCACAGTGCGTTAAGCGGGCTGGTCAGTGAACTGGATGCGTTTCAGAGCCAGCTTTACCCCGCCGAAAGCAATCATTGCCTGGACTTTACCACCGTTGGCGAAGAAAGTATCCGCTGCGTTATTGCCCATGATGCAGCCGGTGTTGCTGCCGGCTGTGGCGCTGTACTCTTGCAGGGTGGCGGGTTTGGCGAGATTAAACGCCTGTACATTCGCCCCGCCTACCGCGGCAGGCGGCTGGGAGAGCAACTTATCGCCCGTCTCGAAAGGCTGGCGGCAGCGGAACTCTGCCATCAATTGCGGCTTGAAACCGGTATTCACCAGCAGCCGGCTATAGCGCTGTACCGCCGCTGTGGGTATGCGCGCTGCGATGCTTTTCCGCCCTACAGGGACGATCCGTTAAGCGTGTTTATGTCTAAATCCCTGTAGGGGCGATGCCTGGTTACCCCGGCAATGTTATGGCGAGAAGGGGGCTGGGCGTTCAATAGAGGGAGAACGGGCAACGCCGGTCTGTCACTCACCGGTGGCGCGGGTCTGACGGCGACCGGCAACCGCTGTTGCCGTTTGCACTCTGCCGCGCGCCGCCTGCCGAGGCCGGCCATTGCTACCGCGCTCGGCGCCTACTCGGCGGGGCCGTTGAGCAAATGGCCCATTTTGGCGGCCTTGGTATCCAGATAGCGGGCATTTTTCGGGTTGCGGCCAACGATAAGCGGCACGCGTTCGCTGATGTTAATGCCCGCCTCGGTCAGAATCTCGACCTTTTTGGGGTTGTTGGTTAACAACCGCACTCTTTCCACGCCCAACAATTTGAACATGTCGGCGCACAGGGTGAAATCACGCTCGTCGGCGGCAAAGCCGAGCTGGTGATTGGCTTCAACCGTGTCGGCGCCCAAATCCTGCAGGGCATAGGCGCGAATTTTGTTCAATAGGCCGATATTGCGGCCTTCCTGACGATGGTAGAGCAAAATGCCGCGTCCCTCCTCGGCGATATGGCTCAGCGCCGCCTCCAGTTGGAAGCCGCAATCGCAGCGCAGGCTGAATAGGGCGTCGCCGGTAAGGCACTCGGAATGGACCCGCGATAATACCGGCGCCGGACCGGTAATATCGCCATACACCAGGGCCAGATGGTCGTGCCCGGTGGCGATTTCCTCGAAGCCGACCATCAGGAAATCTCCCCAGGGTGTCGGCAGTTTGGCCTCTGCCACACGTTTAAGCTGCATGTTGCTCTCCAAAACCCAATGATGACGCGCATCCTACTGCTTGCCGCGGTGTTTGACCAGCCTCCGCGCAGGGATGGGCGCCGTTCGGAATCCTCTGAGGGCTATTTTGCCATAAATTTACCCTATGACGGGATTTGTTGCGGTTAATTGGCGACAAATTGCGCAACCGGTACGCCGTTAGCCGTTGTTTGGGGCACTTTCTGTTAAGCTTGCCTGCGGTCGTCGCGCACCCGGGCGGCGAACGGCAAAAAGGAAATTCAATGGTTGAAATTGCAAAACGTACCGGCGCGGGCGCGCTGCTGCTGATGATTTTACCGCTACTCCTCTGGGTAAGCGGCTGGCAATGGCGCCCGGAAAGCGATTACCGCTGGCTCAAAGGGTGGTATTGGCTGACGCAAACCGTCACCTCGCCCTGGGGAACACTGACCAGCGCGCTGCTAATAGGCTGGTTTCTCTGGTGCCTGCGCTATCGTCTGAGGCCGGCGCTGGGGTTGGCGGTGATCTTGTCCGCTACGTTGCTCATCGGTCAGGGTATGAAGTCGTTTATCAAAGAGCGGGTGCAGGAGCCCAGGCCCTACGTGGTCTGGCTGGAAAAACATTATGCGCTCAACGACCGGGCGTTTTACGCGATGCCGCGCAAGGCGCGCGCCGCGGCGTTGGCGCGGGAGCTGCAACAACAGCAACTGATTCCGCCGTGGCTACAACGTCATTGGCGCGCTGAAACCGGCTTTTCCTTTCCCTCGGGCCATACGGTTTTCGCCGCCAGTTGGGCGCTGCTGGCCGTGGGTTTGCTTTGGCCGCGTCGGCACCGGGTATCCACGGTGGTGCTGATGGCGTGGGCCAGCGGCGTGATGGTTAGCCGAATGGCGCTCGGTATGCACTGGCCGCGGGATGTGGTGATGGGTATCGCCGTCGGTTGGCTGGTCATTACTCTGGCGTGTTGGCTGGTGCAGCGTTCGATCGGCGCGCTGACCCCGATACCGGAAGAAGCGCCGGATATTCGCTCGCGCAGTGAATGACGCCGCAGGCGGGGGCGTGCCCTTAGCCGGCAAAGAGAAAAGCACCGCCAGCGGTTGGGTTTTCCCTGCGTCGGCCCTATAGTAGTTATTCAGCGTGTGCATTTATTACCGCCGCCGGGAGGGAGCGGTGCCGAGCGAAGGGTAAAATTTCCTTCATTATCGGGGAAATGGTAATTTAACCGTGTCAGATGGGCTAAGCGTCTGAACATACGACTAACACGGCTTGCAGGAAATCATGTGAAATATGTTCTGATAATTTTGTTGGTGCTGGTGATTTTTATCATCTCCGTTACCTTTGGCGCGCACAACGATCAGGTGGTGACTTTCAACTATCTGCTGGCTCAGAGTCAATTTCGGGTGTCAACCCTGCTCACTTCACTGTTTGCCGCCGGCTTTGTCATCGGCTGGGTCATTTGCGGCCTGTTTTGGCTGCGCACGCGCGTTGCCTT
This region includes:
- the acnA gene encoding aconitate hydratase AcnA, which codes for MSSSIKEASRDQLTAHHKTYHFYNLARAAEQLGPIDKLPKSMKVLLENLLRHQDGVIVTEAHLREVAGWLKTAHAEGEIAYRPARVLMQDFTGVPAVVDLAAMREAVKRLGGNVDKVNPLSPVDLVIDHSVTVDAYGSEEAYAENNHLEMSRNLERYTFLRWGQNAFSRFRVVPPENGICHQVNLEYLAKTVWHEEQDGQEIAYPDTLVGTDSHTTMVNGLGVLGWGVGGIEAEAAMLGQPVSMLIPDVVGFKLTGKLNEGITATDLVLTVTQMLRQHGVVGKFVEFYGDGLDVLPLADRATIANMAPEYGATCGFFPVDAITLDYLRLTGRSEAQIALVEAYCKQQGLWRLAGDEPVFTSTLELDMASVVASLAGPRRPQDRVALPGVPGAFKASDELALGKRTEPVAQPFELDGETYRLDQGAVVIAAITSCTNTSNANILMAAGLLARNAVNKGLRSKPWVKTSLAPGSKVVTDYLEAAGLTPYLNQLGFNLVGYGCTTCIGNSGPLKPSIEAAIKAGDLTVGAVLSGNRNFEGRIHPLVKTNWLASPPLVVAYALAGNMLINVSEDPLGSGTDGKPVYLCDIWPSSEEIAQAVALVNSAMFHKEYGEVFTGNRDWRNIAVNRAPTYHWQPDSTYIRLTPFFEDMLHQPKPVENIRGARILAMLGDSVTTDHISPAGNIKVDSPAGRYLQQHGVSTADFNSYGSRRGNHEVMMRGTFANIRIRNEMVPDIEGGYTRHIPSGEALAIYDAAMRYAAEQIPLAIVAGKEYGSGSSRDWAAKGPRLLGIRVVMAESFERIHRSNLIGMGILPLEFPHGETRKTLGLSGDETVDIPNLAALKPGCEVPVTFTWPDGRRRTIDALCRIDTGNELTYYRHDGILHYVIRNMLNEPVADPA
- a CDS encoding DUF4440 domain-containing protein encodes the protein MTLEHLKKRECSLHGARRRDRDWLEQILHPDFCEITRSGTLVDRAETIAALVREKGAPAILSADFTLLKTGENSAILRYRTVCPDGSRAALRASYWLRGEDERWHLVFHQGTPTADGD
- a CDS encoding GNAT family N-acetyltransferase is translated as MFHIIEVDKNHSALSGLVSELDAFQSQLYPAESNHCLDFTTVGEESIRCVIAHDAAGVAAGCGAVLLQGGGFGEIKRLYIRPAYRGRRLGEQLIARLERLAAAELCHQLRLETGIHQQPAIALYRRCGYARCDAFPPYRDDPLSVFMSKSL
- the ribA gene encoding GTP cyclohydrolase II, whose amino-acid sequence is MQLKRVAEAKLPTPWGDFLMVGFEEIATGHDHLALVYGDITGPAPVLSRVHSECLTGDALFSLRCDCGFQLEAALSHIAEEGRGILLYHRQEGRNIGLLNKIRAYALQDLGADTVEANHQLGFAADERDFTLCADMFKLLGVERVRLLTNNPKKVEILTEAGINISERVPLIVGRNPKNARYLDTKAAKMGHLLNGPAE
- the pgpB gene encoding phosphatidylglycerophosphatase B, with amino-acid sequence MVEIAKRTGAGALLLMILPLLLWVSGWQWRPESDYRWLKGWYWLTQTVTSPWGTLTSALLIGWFLWCLRYRLRPALGLAVILSATLLIGQGMKSFIKERVQEPRPYVVWLEKHYALNDRAFYAMPRKARAAALARELQQQQLIPPWLQRHWRAETGFSFPSGHTVFAASWALLAVGLLWPRRHRVSTVVLMAWASGVMVSRMALGMHWPRDVVMGIAVGWLVITLACWLVQRSIGALTPIPEEAPDIRSRSE
- a CDS encoding LapA family protein, with protein sequence MKYVLIILLVLVIFIISVTFGAHNDQVVTFNYLLAQSQFRVSTLLTSLFAAGFVIGWVICGLFWLRTRVALMRAERKVKRLEQQLSPLETVPTVPASTPAVAPKE